The proteins below come from a single Vibrio cyclitrophicus genomic window:
- a CDS encoding carbohydrate porin, whose amino-acid sequence MQKFKLLPITVAVAASLASLSSFAADTDIEALEKRIQELESKVVEIDYVNDQQPAVLTPDTKVPEGIVFSGYARYGAHYSDGDNRYVEVGSSGRSLGRLGNEANGGEFQLGKIFQADSGAKWDVVLMLDDWNNDQWGSSGGVNLKKMYAGVTNFVESQPELYAWAGRDFHQRPQQGLNDYFWMSHDGQGAGFNNLNLGGIKLDMGFVGAVDSEDGALGNDSGRYGITSKLHGINAGIGNLDLYANYGFASEEADTIGNKVSDENAWQIGATLGLGDSNKLVAKYADGADNSVFELAGDKQVIYVSLEGNYATSDQFIIDYLISYKDISGDDATEQSEYAGIVRPQYQWDDTHSTWLEAGYAMEDRDDGSEKNGWKVTLSQNVSLGGLPWSRPMLRFYTTVGDVETKGTTETVTADTLAFGAMFEAWW is encoded by the coding sequence ATGCAAAAATTTAAGCTTTTGCCAATAACAGTCGCAGTGGCGGCATCGCTTGCTTCACTCTCTTCTTTTGCTGCTGATACTGATATCGAAGCATTAGAAAAACGAATTCAAGAGTTAGAATCTAAGGTTGTAGAAATTGATTATGTGAACGATCAACAGCCAGCAGTTTTGACTCCAGACACGAAAGTGCCAGAAGGGATTGTATTCTCTGGTTACGCTCGTTACGGCGCACATTACTCGGATGGAGACAATCGCTATGTTGAAGTTGGTAGCTCAGGCCGCTCTCTTGGTCGTTTAGGTAACGAAGCCAACGGCGGTGAGTTTCAATTAGGAAAAATTTTCCAAGCAGATAGCGGTGCGAAGTGGGACGTAGTGCTCATGCTTGATGATTGGAACAACGATCAGTGGGGTTCTTCTGGCGGCGTAAACTTGAAGAAAATGTACGCTGGTGTCACTAATTTCGTTGAGAGCCAACCTGAGCTATACGCATGGGCTGGTCGTGATTTCCATCAGCGTCCACAACAAGGTTTGAACGATTACTTCTGGATGTCTCACGATGGTCAAGGTGCGGGCTTTAACAACTTAAACCTTGGTGGCATTAAGCTAGACATGGGTTTTGTTGGTGCGGTTGATAGCGAAGACGGTGCTCTAGGTAATGATTCAGGCCGTTATGGTATTACGTCGAAACTTCACGGCATCAATGCTGGTATTGGCAACCTAGATTTGTATGCTAACTATGGTTTCGCGTCTGAAGAAGCCGATACTATCGGGAATAAAGTAAGCGATGAAAATGCATGGCAAATCGGTGCAACTCTTGGCTTAGGTGATTCCAACAAGTTAGTTGCTAAATACGCTGACGGTGCTGATAACTCAGTATTTGAGTTAGCGGGCGATAAGCAAGTTATCTATGTAAGTTTAGAAGGTAACTACGCAACGAGCGATCAATTCATTATTGATTACCTTATATCGTACAAAGATATCTCTGGTGACGATGCAACAGAGCAGAGCGAATACGCTGGTATAGTTCGTCCACAGTATCAATGGGATGACACGCATTCTACATGGTTAGAAGCGGGCTACGCGATGGAAGATCGTGATGATGGTTCTGAGAAAAACGGTTGGAAAGTCACGCTATCTCAAAACGTATCACTTGGTGGTCTACCTTGGAGTCGTCCAATGCTACGTTTCTACACAACAGTGGGTGATGTGGAGACTAAAGGCACAACTGAAACGGTTACTGCAGATACACTTGCATTCGGTGCAATGTTTGAAGCTTGGTGGTAA